One part of the Rutidosis leptorrhynchoides isolate AG116_Rl617_1_P2 chromosome 1, CSIRO_AGI_Rlap_v1, whole genome shotgun sequence genome encodes these proteins:
- the LOC139840456 gene encoding probable receptor-like protein kinase At1g49730 — protein sequence MSNSNLIIEIPVTFLKRFSYKDIKRATDNFSRVIGTSSHGASYKATFQGGCAAVVKEVHLIDKEDDFFYKELQLLGRLHHRHVVELNGFSVGHKSFLVFENVENGSLKEHLNDPLRTPLDWRIRLKIAVGVAAALEYLHFFCDPPVYHVSISSNTIMLDENFNAKLSDVGLLGSGSDQVTPWRTSSFNETTGRVYGNIMYQLGLLILELITGQSSDKTGADLSQWIEESCFPASMDNMIDPDLGNSYYSGELKGLLAVARFCLKSVDKPNSYTPQIYRYLQRKMRV from the exons ATGAGCAACTCAAATTTGATCATTGAAA TCCCAGTGACATTTTTGAAGCGCTTCTCGTATAAGGACATAAAGCGGGCAACTGACAATTTTAGTAGAGTTATTGGGACGTCTTCACATGGGGCTTCTTATAAAGCAACGTTTCAAGGTGGCTGTGCTGCTGTAGTAAAAGAAGTACATCTTATTGACAAAGAAGACGATTTCTTCTATAAGGAACTCCAACTTTTGGGACGCTTACATCATCGCCACGTTGTTGAACTTAACGGATTTTCAGTAGGACATAAGAG TTTTCTCGTGTTTGAGAACGTAGAGAATGGAAGCCTCAAGGAACATCTAAATG ATCCGTTGAGGACTCCTTTAGATTGGAGAATTAGGCTGAAGATTGCTGTTGGTGTGGCTGCAGCATTA GAATATTTACATTTCTTCTGTGACCCTCCAGTCTATCACGTCTCCATCAGTTCAAATACCATCATGCTAGATGAGAATTTCAATGCAAAG CTCTCTGACGTTGGACTCCTTGGCTCCGGTAGCGATCAGGTTACACCATGGCGGACTTCAAGTTTTAATG AAACAACAGGGAGAGTATATGGGAACATAATGTATCAACTTGGCTTGTTGATACTTGAGTTGATTACTGGTCAATCATCAGATAAAACGGGTGCCGATTTGAGCCAATGGATCGAAGAATCTTGTTTTCCAGCATCAATGGATAACATGATCGACCCTGAtcttggaaatagttactattctgGAGAGCTTAAAGGATTGTTAGCTGTAGCAAGATTTTGCCTTAAATCTGTGGATAAACCAAATTCATATACTCCTCAAATATATCGATATCTTCAGAGAAAAATGAGAGTTTGA